From Acetomicrobium thermoterrenum DSM 13490, the proteins below share one genomic window:
- a CDS encoding ATP-binding protein, translated as MTKVFICGRGGSGKSTITAMFAKFLASEGMRVLVIDADESNRSLYRMLGLSAPKSTLMDDLGGRVAVKKVVFDNKKGGFDEDAKIHVDDLPRTCVSRRDDYAFLAIGKIRQPDEGCACPMGALEKGFLARLHAPGWWILVDCEAGIEHIGRGIWRSADIFLVVLEPSHESLEMVKFMSDLAKEVDRPMVAVVNMADDDVIENVKASLESIGVEAAAFFPRDKRVAASNLKGDTVPLLPEFAPFLRSCFEAISEKANAIRY; from the coding sequence ATGACGAAGGTTTTTATATGCGGTCGCGGTGGGAGCGGGAAGAGCACGATAACCGCAATGTTTGCCAAATTTTTGGCCTCGGAAGGGATGCGAGTGTTGGTAATAGATGCCGACGAAAGCAACCGCAGCCTCTATAGGATGCTTGGGCTCAGTGCCCCCAAGAGCACGTTGATGGACGATCTGGGAGGAAGGGTTGCCGTAAAAAAAGTCGTCTTCGACAACAAAAAGGGTGGGTTCGACGAGGATGCCAAGATCCACGTTGACGATTTGCCGCGAACCTGCGTTAGCAGGAGGGACGATTATGCCTTTTTGGCCATAGGCAAAATTCGCCAACCCGACGAGGGATGCGCCTGTCCCATGGGAGCGCTGGAGAAGGGGTTTCTTGCGAGGCTGCATGCTCCCGGATGGTGGATTTTGGTGGACTGCGAGGCAGGCATAGAGCATATTGGGCGCGGCATCTGGCGAAGCGCCGATATTTTTCTTGTAGTTCTTGAGCCCTCCCACGAATCATTGGAAATGGTCAAGTTTATGAGCGATTTGGCAAAGGAAGTGGATCGTCCGATGGTGGCGGTTGTCAATATGGCCGATGATGATGTAATTGAAAACGTCAAGGCATCACTTGAGTCCATAGGGGTAGAAGCCGCAGCATTTTTTCCTCGAGACAAAAGGGTTGCCGCCTCTAACTTGAAAGGCGATACCGTTCCTTTGCTTCCGGAATTTGCGCCTTTTCTGCGATCTTGTTTCGAGGCGATATCGGAAAAGGCCAATGCAATTAGATACTGA